DNA sequence from the Bufo bufo chromosome 3, aBufBuf1.1, whole genome shotgun sequence genome:
CAACCGCACAGAGCAACCATGAATACCAAGGTTTTCAGCAGCCAGCTGAAATCGCTTGCATATGCTGATGGTCTTGTCTGAATGCAGGCTTGTCAATGTTGTGCTTGCGATTCCAGCTTGTGCACTAATTCTTTATGTTGCACCCAGTCTTTTGAAGCTGAAGTAACTGAAACCTGCTGCCATTTCCTTGATCTAAAATTTAGGCTTCTCGTGTCAGGAATAATAATCTTAATGCTGGTTTGCTGAAATGtcagtacagtatacagtaagtaCTTACCCACCTAAGCCCATCTGCTAGACTCGTGCAATGTTAATGCTGGCTTCTGTGTGACCCCTATGACCATGTAGTCATAATGATGTTTTACTTTGCTGCTTTCTTTTGTTTCACTTTCGATAGGACTCCCAGCCTTCTCCCTTGGCTTTGTTGGCAGCCACGTGTAGTAGAATTGAGCCTCCTGAAAATGGTGCGGGTCAGCAACAAGGTGCAACAgaactggatttgagcacagccCAATTAACACAGACAGCCAATGGCTGGCAGATCATATCTACAACTCCATCCAAGGACCAAGCTGGAGATGGCTCTTCAAAGAACCGTCCAATAGCTCCTGGACAATATGTGGTAGCAGCTGCCCCAAATATGCAGAATCAGCAGGTACTGGCCAGTCTTCAGGGTATGATGCCTAATATTCAGTACCAAGTTATCCCCCAGTTCCAGACAATGGATGGGCAACAGCTGCAGTTCACCACCGCCCCTCAGGTCAGTGTCCAGCAAGACGCCTCTGGACAGCTGCAGATCATCCCAGCCAGCAATCAGCAAATAATAACTACCAACCGCACCGGTTCAGGAAACATACTGGCTGCAATGCCCAACCTTCTTCAGCAAGCGGTCCCCATTCAGGGGATGGGTCTAGCCAACAATGTCCTTTCAGGGCAGACCCAGTACTTGACCAATGTTCCAGTTTCTCTTAATGGCAATATCACCCTTCTCCCTGTGAATGCAGCTTCTCTGACACCCACGTCTCAGTCAGTCACACTGAGCAGTGGCACTCAGGATAACTCCCAGCCTGTTACTTCATGTGTTAGCTCTTCACAGCTGGTCACCTCACAAGCCAATGCTTATTTTACAAATGCCAATAGTTTCTCCACCAGCACCACTGCCAGCGGTATGAATCTCTTGAACTGTAGCAGTGGAAGCAGCACCCCCGTCCAGAGGTCCAGCGGTCAGCTCACCTTGGTCACTGACTCTATCCAGCAGACCAGTGCCAACATGCAACAGGGCCAACAAAAAGATGGTGACCAgtctcagcagcagcagcagcaacaacagcagcaaattctCATTCAACCACAGATTGTTCAGGGTGGACAGACTATCCAGACTTTACAAGCTGCACAGCTCTCTGGTCAATCCTTCAGTGCACAAGCCATCTCACAAGACGCCCTACAGAACCTTCAGTTCCAAACTCTGCCCAACACTGGCCCAATCATAATCCGTACTCCTACAGTGGGTCCCAACGGGCAGGTTACTTGGCAAACTATCCAACTTCAAAACCTACAGGTTCAAAATCCTCAAACTCAGACAATCACTCTTGCTCCCATGCAAGGTGTATCCCTGGGGCAGTCTGGCAATGCTGGAACAGTGACCCTCAATGCTGCTCAACTTTCATCAATGTCTGGCCTACAGACCATTAACCTAGGTGCCTTAGGAGCCTCTGGAATACAAGTACACCAGCTTCAGGGGGTTCCTCTGACCATAACTAATGCATCTGGTGAGTCTGTTACACATGGAGCTTGACTTGTAATACTTGACTACTGTTAATAGGAACATTATGCGTGTGATCATTATCAGAAGTAACAGGTAGCCAATGTAGCTGGAAacgtgttgcccccccccccccccccccaatgcaaaTAGGCTACTATGGTACACAGTAATGATATTTAGTCCTATAGCACCAGAATATTCTGCAGTCCTTTTGCAATTGGAGAAGGAACAAACAAGTAAAGTGAAATGATCAAAACCTCTGAGTCCTAGGTTTTAGCTATTGGGTGTATGCGGCTGGCAAAAATCTCCGCTGGCCAACCCGAGTACATCCATTGTATAAGTGTTTTCATTTTTATAGCGTGTGTACAAGTTAATACCATTTTGCTGTCcagggaaaaagaaaagaaaaaaagtcttatatacaaataaaatttttttaaaaatccgtAAATGCCCTGCGCTCAGCAATGTGAGAGTCTGATCTTGCAAGTCGTTCAAGGTTTCTCACCACCCCAGTAGTCAGCCTGTCCCCAGTAGTGCATCCTATCTAGTGATCCTCGCTGCTGTGATGCACTGGTGAATGCATGTGGTTTATGTCTTTGTTGTCAGATCCTTACGTTTTGTTGCTGCAGCACCAGTTTTTCTAGTTCTGTCTACTGAAGTGACATTGCATAATGCAGATACCGGACTTTTACAGCACTAAAGTAACGGtgttaaagtggtattcccatttGGACGTTTATGGTATATCCATAGGATCGACCCatgtctgggacctgctcctgaaGAACAGGGCCCTgtctgtgtaaggcctctttcacacgactatggctttttcagtgttttgcagtccgtttttcacagatccgttctgtgttttttgtttccgttgcgtttctgctccgtttttccgtatggcatatacagtaatcacatagaaaaaattggactgggcataaaatttttcaatagatggttccgcgaaatcggaacagatacggaagacttacggatgcatttccgtatgtgctcCGTTTTTTCCCCCGgatacattgacttgaatggagccacggaacgtgtttTGCGGGCAAAATtggacattttttaatttttttgcagaaccgttGAAATGACTGGTTccctatatggaacgcaaaaaacggcccgtaaacgggagaaaaaaaaaacggtcgtatgaaagaggcctaatacagtacATGCCAGAATTCTAAGGGTTAAggcccattcacacaacagtAAGGGGTCTGTGCCGCGGACCGTGTGAATCCCGTATTGCTGTGCAGATGCAttgagttgaatgggtctgcaaaagatggGACATCCTGTCTTTTAAGGTGCGGTGGCACGGACCTGAAAGCCGACAAAgcgcttctgatccgtgcctctgctccgcaaaagatagggcatgtcctatcttttgctgcaTTTTACaatcggacccattcaagtcagtggatcCGAATCCACACCACAGAGTTCACACGACTGGTGCCTGTTTATTGCAGGACCCGCCATCTGCAGTCTGCAATACGGACACTGAGCCCTTACAGTTTGAATGgacacagcattatgtcagtagaATTCTGTAGACGTAATGttatgcagagacacacagcattataagttATTATAATGCCTGTGACCCTGATAAAACTATTACAGCTTCATTTTGTGTGGATCGGTGTGTTTAAAAGGATTCTGTAAATATGAAGAGAGGGCTTCAATGGGAGAATAGCTTTGTAGATGTGGCTCAATCAGGGAAAATATTCTCCACAAGTGGGCGCTGTGTATTGCTTGTTttcaaggatttttttttatccctgaaTCAAAAGTTGCTTGTGATCAGAACATATCTAAGTTCGGTTTACTTGCTGTATGTTTGTGTGTCCCTCCCCCTTATATTGAACTATGTGAAGACAGGTTGTATTGTCGTCATATtgctagttttttattttattatcccTGACTATAATTCTGTCTCCTCACCTGACAAGCCATGCTTGTAATCCGCTTATTGGCCCGtgtctgatttttattatttactcCATAAACAGGAGATGGAAGTGGCCACCTAAGCATTCATACTGCTGGTGCTGATGGGCTACACGAGGATCATTCTGCCATGGAAGAGGGTGAAACAAGCCCAGATCCTCAACCCCAACCTGGACGGAGAATGCGCAGAGAGGCCTGTACTTGTCCTTACTGTAAAGACAGTGAGGGAAGGTATGAATAAGAAACATAGCAGGACAGTGTTGTGTGACAGGATACCTTTAAAATGATTGGATCAttcaaagtaaggctactttcacatctgcgttccgtttggttgcgtccccatcacagacagaaaaacgctgcaagcaacgtttttctgtccgcga
Encoded proteins:
- the SP1 gene encoding transcription factor Sp1; the encoded protein is MSDQEPTAEDITSGKSGGGGGGFVQKGQDSQPSPLALLAATCSRIEPPENGAGQQQGATELDLSTAQLTQTANGWQIISTTPSKDQAGDGSSKNRPIAPGQYVVAAAPNMQNQQVLASLQGMMPNIQYQVIPQFQTMDGQQLQFTTAPQVSVQQDASGQLQIIPASNQQIITTNRTGSGNILAAMPNLLQQAVPIQGMGLANNVLSGQTQYLTNVPVSLNGNITLLPVNAASLTPTSQSVTLSSGTQDNSQPVTSCVSSSQLVTSQANAYFTNANSFSTSTTASGMNLLNCSSGSSTPVQRSSGQLTLVTDSIQQTSANMQQGQQKDGDQSQQQQQQQQQQILIQPQIVQGGQTIQTLQAAQLSGQSFSAQAISQDALQNLQFQTLPNTGPIIIRTPTVGPNGQVTWQTIQLQNLQVQNPQTQTITLAPMQGVSLGQSGNAGTVTLNAAQLSSMSGLQTINLGALGASGIQVHQLQGVPLTITNASGDGSGHLSIHTAGADGLHEDHSAMEEGETSPDPQPQPGRRMRREACTCPYCKDSEGRSSSDPGKKKQHICHIPGCGKVYGKTSHLRAHLRWHTGERPFVCTWVFCGKRFTRSDELQRHKRTHTGEKKFVCPECPKRFMRSDHLSKHIKTHQNKKSQAGPIALTTVPMETGTGSDGSAASTPTPQALITTNMVAMEAISPEGIARLASSGINVMQVADLQSINISGNGF